The following proteins come from a genomic window of Fusibacter sp. A1:
- a CDS encoding AraC family transcriptional regulator, whose protein sequence is MDYKKNILKVTDYIEGNLEMDLSIDSCARISGYSKYHFIRIFIGATGLAPMDYVRKRRLSKAAKLIGETDCSLVEVCFQVGFNSAENFTRAFKTEHGITPSAYRKQKTSLHLLEEHRGPDSSGLVPEPVVRIETLDGATYCCREYKTSASKRHEDIPRFWNRYHQDMAKAFDVDSPKGKNRMDMGWLEVEADGSMKYLIGYEVDSDHRAGAGERILVMPAQKYAIFKTPKADAYTFVEVIHQTWDYIYSSWLPRSGYEQSGPYSFERYCEKSYSFSEEILISIADRTDSKKESL, encoded by the coding sequence ATGGATTATAAGAAGAACATCTTAAAGGTAACAGATTATATTGAAGGCAATTTAGAGATGGATCTCTCCATCGATTCTTGCGCAAGAATCAGCGGGTATTCAAAGTATCATTTCATTCGGATTTTCATAGGTGCGACAGGTTTGGCGCCGATGGATTATGTTCGAAAGAGAAGGCTTTCAAAAGCTGCCAAGCTGATTGGAGAGACCGACTGCTCACTTGTCGAGGTCTGTTTTCAAGTAGGGTTCAATTCGGCCGAGAACTTTACGCGTGCCTTTAAAACAGAACACGGTATCACTCCAAGCGCCTACAGAAAGCAAAAGACCAGCCTGCACTTACTAGAGGAACATCGTGGTCCTGACAGCTCAGGTCTTGTGCCTGAACCAGTTGTACGTATTGAAACGCTTGATGGGGCCACATATTGCTGCCGCGAATACAAGACAAGCGCCTCAAAAAGACACGAAGACATTCCAAGATTCTGGAACAGGTACCACCAGGACATGGCTAAGGCTTTTGATGTCGATTCACCCAAAGGAAAGAATCGGATGGACATGGGGTGGCTTGAGGTAGAAGCGGACGGATCGATGAAGTATCTAATCGGTTATGAAGTAGACTCCGACCATCGGGCTGGGGCTGGTGAAAGAATCCTCGTGATGCCCGCTCAGAAATATGCGATATTCAAAACGCCAAAAGCCGATGCCTATACTTTTGTGGAAGTGATACACCAGACCTGGGACTACATCTACTCGTCGTGGTTGCCGAGGTCGGGCTATGAACAGAGCGGTCCCTATTCCTTTGAGAGGTACTGCGAGAAAAGTTATTCCTTCAGTGAGGAAATACTGATTTCAATAGCAGATCGAACCGATTCAAAAAAGGAGAGCCTATGA
- a CDS encoding MFS transporter, translating into MNIIHKSKAIKSIKDNYGGLPRSIYVLFFARVINRIGGFVYAFLALYMKAKLGYTESQIADFIIINAVFSMISPFIGGALADKKGRKLIYVTASTIGSLMFLACGFVTESSPELVPVLLIIASVFFNFTNPIANAMVADIVPDEKDRKRAYALIYLGINVGVAVGPVIGGYLLANHVKWFFIGDALTTLLSIALVAFFIKETMLTHEEMKKSKGNEKLESGTTFMAFLKRPTLVLYTMFSFASAFVYAQHSFGMSLHLESFFGAVTGPQYYGMLMSFNAVVVLVFTIMVTESLSKLRTIHSISLGAALYAVGFGLLAFASDAVLIYFVSVFIWTIGEIIMITNSNVFVMSNTPVNHRGRFSALIGLLAGAGYILSPKVISRIIETADYKTVWVVVAAIASVGAIGFMFTGVVEKKMKKMRGESTLEAVS; encoded by the coding sequence ATGAACATCATACATAAATCAAAGGCTATCAAATCCATCAAAGACAACTACGGGGGACTCCCCAGAAGTATTTATGTTTTGTTTTTCGCCAGGGTGATCAACCGTATCGGTGGATTCGTCTATGCGTTTTTAGCGCTCTACATGAAAGCGAAACTAGGTTACACTGAAAGTCAGATCGCGGATTTTATCATCATCAACGCGGTTTTTTCAATGATCTCACCATTTATCGGTGGAGCGCTTGCCGATAAAAAGGGAAGAAAGCTCATCTACGTGACCGCATCGACCATAGGCTCTCTCATGTTCCTTGCGTGCGGTTTTGTCACTGAAAGCTCTCCAGAACTTGTGCCGGTGCTGCTTATCATCGCATCTGTTTTCTTTAACTTCACCAACCCGATCGCAAATGCCATGGTCGCAGACATCGTGCCGGATGAAAAGGATAGAAAACGCGCCTATGCGCTGATTTATCTTGGAATCAACGTCGGTGTCGCTGTGGGTCCGGTCATTGGAGGATACCTGCTTGCAAACCATGTGAAGTGGTTCTTCATCGGCGATGCGCTTACAACACTCCTCAGTATCGCACTGGTCGCCTTCTTTATCAAAGAAACGATGCTGACCCATGAAGAGATGAAAAAATCAAAAGGAAATGAGAAGTTGGAATCAGGGACTACCTTTATGGCCTTCCTCAAACGGCCTACACTTGTTTTATACACCATGTTCTCCTTCGCATCGGCATTCGTGTACGCTCAGCACAGTTTTGGCATGTCGCTTCACCTGGAAAGCTTCTTCGGGGCGGTGACAGGTCCCCAGTATTATGGAATGCTCATGAGTTTTAATGCTGTTGTCGTACTTGTTTTTACCATCATGGTCACAGAATCCTTAAGCAAACTGAGAACCATCCATAGCATTTCGCTTGGTGCCGCGCTTTATGCGGTCGGCTTTGGTTTATTGGCCTTCGCAAGCGATGCTGTTCTGATTTACTTTGTATCGGTCTTTATTTGGACCATAGGCGAAATTATCATGATCACAAACAGCAACGTGTTCGTCATGTCCAACACACCGGTAAACCACCGCGGCCGGTTTAGCGCACTCATCGGTCTCTTGGCAGGTGCCGGTTACATACTCAGCCCAAAGGTCATCAGCCGGATCATCGAAACTGCTGATTATAAGACCGTATGGGTGGTGGTCGCCGCCATCGCTTCTGTCGGTGCCATAGGATTCATGTTCACAGGTGTTGTCGAAAAGAAAATGAAGAAAATGCGAGGCGAAAGTACATTAGAAGCTGTATCCTAA
- a CDS encoding TIGR00266 family protein, translating to MDYKIHYQDTFPLLEVKLTKGESVKAESGAMVTMEDTIDVEGKVEGGIMKGFGRMLAGEKFFFQTLKANRGEGTVTLAPTTLGGLIALELNGNGGYMVQKDGFLAGTDGIEIDTKIQNLAKGMFSGEGFFVMKIHGKGTAFVNSYGAIHEVDVPAGKQVVIDNQHLVAWSETLNYTIDKASKGWISSVTSGEGLVCRFTGPGKVYIQTRNPASFAQWIHSLLPSKS from the coding sequence ATGGACTACAAAATTCACTATCAAGACACGTTTCCGCTACTTGAAGTAAAACTGACCAAAGGGGAATCGGTAAAGGCCGAATCGGGTGCGATGGTCACCATGGAAGATACGATCGATGTGGAGGGCAAGGTTGAAGGCGGTATCATGAAGGGCTTTGGCCGTATGCTTGCTGGAGAGAAATTCTTCTTTCAGACGCTAAAGGCAAATAGAGGCGAGGGTACAGTGACGCTTGCTCCAACCACATTAGGCGGCCTAATCGCGCTAGAACTCAATGGTAACGGCGGATACATGGTGCAAAAAGACGGTTTCCTTGCGGGAACAGATGGTATAGAGATAGACACTAAAATTCAAAACCTGGCAAAAGGCATGTTTTCTGGCGAAGGATTCTTTGTCATGAAGATTCACGGCAAGGGCACCGCGTTTGTCAATTCTTATGGCGCGATCCATGAAGTGGATGTTCCTGCAGGCAAGCAAGTGGTAATCGACAACCAGCATCTTGTTGCTTGGTCTGAGACACTTAATTACACGATCGACAAAGCTTCAAAAGGCTGGATATCTTCTGTCACTTCGGGCGAAGGTCTGGTGTGCCGCTTCACCGGTCCTGGCAAGGTGTATATCCAAACCAGAAACCCTGCATCCTTTGCCCAATGGATCCATTCACTATTACCATCAAAATCATAA
- a CDS encoding DUF523 domain-containing protein produces the protein MIIVSACLAGCECRYDGKGQADERVVELISRGEAHPVCPEQLGGLTTPREPCEIRLSKGQVTVVTKDGEDRTSEFRLGAERTLAIAKALGATKAILKAKSPSCGRDMVYDGSFSGTLTGGRGLTADLLMKHGIKVLTEKEELV, from the coding sequence ATGATTATAGTAAGCGCATGTCTTGCGGGGTGTGAGTGTAGATATGACGGTAAGGGGCAGGCGGATGAGCGGGTGGTTGAGTTGATAAGTAGGGGGGAGGCGCATCCTGTTTGTCCTGAGCAGCTTGGGGGGCTTACTACGCCTCGTGAACCTTGTGAGATAAGGTTAAGTAAGGGACAAGTCACCGTCGTGACAAAGGATGGAGAAGACCGCACAAGTGAGTTTAGATTGGGGGCAGAACGTACGCTTGCTATCGCTAAAGCACTCGGCGCGACCAAGGCGATACTGAAAGCGAAAAGTCCGTCTTGTGGCAGAGACATGGTTTATGACGGTAGCTTTTCGGGTACATTAACAGGGGGCAGGGGATTGACTGCCGACTTGCTGATGAAACACGGTATTAAGGTTCTTACCGAGAAGGAAGAACTAGTATAA
- a CDS encoding ABC transporter substrate-binding protein: protein MIKPTLALFDEDEKTVDIAISTKGLTVGKTYRLNRYSFTGNWNKKEGFEPSVVGQVTVKDETMWYVDEKLDRAKNYYYDFAELDEELRLIQSEPVLPIDGEAVMQNTSARKAIALAIDKEFITADILGNGSIAVDYFVPKGLVYDNKRDFRAVYFAGWLHYNPKLASDYWEKAKEELGFTNVRLVFKTYDSESSKKISEHIKSNLEAALSGLEVELKQMPFKSYGRDNDEGPIHMEFAGWGPDYPDAMTFLDMWVTGGGHNTSGYSDELYDQTIESAKFGELTKDTVKRTQTLQELERKLIEEDAVIVPLYQRGGMELVKPYVHGIQTHAFGADHTYKRAVTKEDEDGKRILNLVTGHDIPSMDTNKATNDVSFEVMGNVLEGLFTFGEYDELEYGLAKSYHKSEDGLTYVFDLRENARWSNGAQVTANDFVYSWRRLADPKTGSQYQFMVETAALKNFEGVMKGTLETSELGVVALDDYTLEVTLEHPIPYFEKLMTFPNFYPVNQAFVEAVGDDFGTSMETTLYNGPFVLTEWNMAKGYAISKNENYWDSDHVSLDGVTFKQITDAEEGVKLYKEGEIDKTGLSSELINEYRDHPELKQRLRTAVFYLILNQ, encoded by the coding sequence GTGATCAAACCCACTTTGGCGCTCTTTGATGAGGACGAAAAGACGGTAGATATAGCAATCAGCACCAAGGGTTTGACAGTGGGTAAAACCTATCGGCTCAACCGCTACAGCTTTACAGGCAACTGGAATAAGAAAGAGGGATTTGAACCGAGCGTGGTCGGTCAAGTGACCGTAAAAGACGAGACTATGTGGTATGTCGATGAAAAACTGGACCGCGCAAAAAACTATTACTATGACTTTGCCGAGCTGGATGAGGAACTTAGACTTATCCAGTCGGAGCCAGTACTGCCAATCGACGGAGAGGCCGTCATGCAAAACACGAGTGCCAGAAAAGCGATCGCCCTGGCCATCGACAAGGAGTTCATCACCGCTGACATACTTGGAAACGGATCGATAGCTGTGGATTACTTTGTGCCAAAGGGATTAGTCTATGATAATAAAAGAGATTTCAGAGCAGTCTACTTTGCTGGGTGGTTGCACTACAACCCAAAACTTGCAAGCGACTACTGGGAAAAGGCCAAGGAAGAGCTTGGTTTCACGAATGTAAGACTCGTATTCAAAACATACGATTCAGAAAGCTCCAAAAAGATCAGCGAGCATATCAAATCCAATTTGGAAGCAGCGCTTTCCGGTCTTGAAGTGGAACTTAAGCAGATGCCTTTTAAATCTTATGGAAGAGATAATGATGAGGGACCTATCCACATGGAGTTCGCAGGCTGGGGGCCGGATTATCCTGATGCGATGACCTTTCTTGACATGTGGGTGACAGGTGGTGGCCATAACACATCGGGTTACAGTGACGAGCTTTACGATCAAACTATTGAAAGCGCAAAGTTCGGCGAGCTCACAAAAGATACCGTAAAAAGGACCCAAACGCTTCAGGAGCTTGAGCGCAAACTCATCGAAGAAGATGCTGTGATCGTCCCCCTGTATCAGCGTGGAGGCATGGAGCTTGTCAAGCCTTATGTGCATGGTATCCAAACGCACGCATTCGGTGCCGACCACACCTATAAGCGCGCGGTGACGAAAGAAGATGAAGACGGTAAAAGGATACTGAATCTTGTCACGGGTCATGACATTCCGAGCATGGATACGAATAAGGCTACGAATGATGTATCTTTTGAAGTGATGGGCAATGTGCTGGAGGGCCTGTTCACCTTTGGTGAATACGACGAGCTGGAGTACGGCTTGGCAAAATCCTATCACAAGAGCGAGGATGGACTTACCTATGTGTTTGACTTAAGAGAAAACGCAAGATGGTCCAATGGAGCACAGGTGACAGCAAATGATTTCGTCTATTCGTGGAGGCGGCTTGCAGACCCGAAAACAGGCAGCCAGTATCAGTTCATGGTGGAAACCGCGGCACTCAAAAACTTTGAAGGCGTGATGAAAGGAACATTGGAGACCAGCGAACTTGGGGTAGTCGCCCTAGATGACTATACCCTAGAGGTGACGCTTGAACATCCTATCCCGTATTTCGAAAAGCTGATGACTTTCCCAAACTTCTACCCCGTGAATCAGGCCTTTGTAGAAGCCGTCGGTGATGATTTTGGAACCAGCATGGAAACCACACTCTACAACGGACCCTTTGTGCTTACTGAGTGGAATATGGCCAAAGGGTACGCGATTTCAAAAAATGAAAACTACTGGGACAGCGACCATGTCAGTTTGGACGGCGTCACCTTCAAGCAAATTACGGATGCAGAGGAAGGAGTGAAGCTTTACAAGGAGGGTGAGATCGATAAAACAGGCTTGTCAAGTGAACTTATAAATGAGTATCGGGACCACCCTGAGTTGAAGCAGAGACTAAGAACCGCAGTATTCTATTTGATACTAAATCAGTAG
- a CDS encoding ABC transporter ATP-binding protein translates to MIRLNEISKTYQNGKVAVNHLNVTIEKGEIFGFIGPNGAGKTTTLKMITGILAPTNGSILIGESDIAKNPIEAKMQFTFVPDHPEIYDGIKGINYLNFIADMYEVGIEDRKERIERFSKAFQIDDALGQHITTYSHGMRQKLMICAALLPKPKIFILDEPHVGLDPQSSKVLKDLMREHRDQGGTVLFSSHVLEVVENLCDRVAIIHKGELIACDTLEAIKANREISLEDLFLEMTKDE, encoded by the coding sequence ATGATTAGATTGAATGAAATTTCTAAAACCTATCAAAACGGAAAAGTAGCTGTGAATCACTTGAATGTGACGATTGAAAAGGGTGAGATCTTCGGCTTTATTGGTCCTAACGGGGCTGGTAAAACGACCACACTCAAGATGATCACCGGGATTCTCGCACCTACTAACGGCAGCATACTCATCGGTGAATCGGATATCGCAAAAAATCCGATAGAGGCGAAGATGCAGTTCACCTTTGTACCGGACCATCCGGAAATATATGATGGAATCAAAGGAATCAATTACCTGAATTTTATTGCGGACATGTACGAAGTGGGCATCGAAGATAGAAAAGAAAGAATCGAACGCTTCAGCAAGGCGTTTCAAATCGACGACGCGCTTGGACAGCATATCACCACCTATTCCCACGGCATGCGTCAAAAGCTGATGATCTGCGCGGCCCTTTTACCAAAACCCAAGATTTTCATCTTGGATGAGCCCCATGTCGGCCTTGACCCTCAATCTTCCAAAGTGTTAAAGGATTTAATGAGAGAGCATAGGGATCAGGGGGGGACTGTTCTGTTTTCTTCGCATGTTCTTGAAGTGGTCGAAAACCTATGCGACCGTGTAGCGATCATCCATAAGGGAGAACTGATCGCATGCGATACGCTTGAGGCGATCAAAGCAAACCGAGAAATCAGTTTAGAAGATTTATTTTTGGAGATGACAAAAGATGAATAA
- the add gene encoding adenosine deaminase, whose translation MKHLPKIELHCHLDGSLRTETVFELAKKHHIILPSEVMDELNDHLVAPADCDSLLTYLERFDLPIAITQTEDALERVAYELMEDAANENVKYLEIRFAPQQHTEKGLTQDLVIKSVLDGIKRAEDAFEIKGNLILSYLRHTSPKEMYTMIDAGRPFINKGVVAVDLCGGELEAFSERFVEPVNYARELGYEVTIHAGETGISSNVIDAIKLLGATRIGHGVAIKDNAEAYGLLKSKGVVIESCPTSNVQTKAVLNMDEHPIDDFYKDDLLVMVNTDNRTVSDTTMTKEFERIEEAFHWNESDFNRIFEISIEASYASDEVKDWLKSFLN comes from the coding sequence ATGAAACATCTACCTAAAATCGAACTTCACTGCCACCTAGACGGTAGTTTACGAACTGAAACCGTATTTGAACTGGCTAAGAAACATCATATCATATTGCCTTCAGAGGTCATGGATGAACTGAACGACCACCTTGTGGCACCTGCAGACTGTGATTCCCTACTTACCTATCTTGAAAGGTTCGACCTTCCGATCGCGATCACTCAAACAGAAGATGCGCTAGAAAGAGTCGCATATGAGCTGATGGAGGACGCTGCAAATGAAAATGTAAAATACCTTGAAATCAGGTTCGCGCCTCAACAGCATACTGAAAAGGGCTTGACTCAGGACCTAGTCATCAAAAGTGTGCTGGATGGCATCAAGAGGGCTGAAGATGCATTTGAAATCAAGGGCAATCTGATTCTTTCTTATCTAAGACATACTTCTCCTAAGGAGATGTACACGATGATCGACGCAGGAAGGCCTTTTATCAATAAGGGGGTTGTTGCGGTGGATTTATGTGGTGGTGAACTGGAAGCGTTCTCAGAACGATTTGTCGAACCGGTCAACTATGCGCGTGAACTGGGGTACGAGGTGACGATCCATGCGGGCGAAACCGGTATTTCTAGCAATGTGATCGATGCCATCAAACTACTGGGCGCAACTAGAATCGGTCATGGTGTGGCGATTAAAGACAATGCTGAAGCTTATGGTTTACTAAAATCAAAGGGTGTCGTCATCGAAAGCTGCCCTACAAGCAACGTGCAGACTAAGGCCGTTCTAAATATGGATGAACACCCGATTGATGATTTTTACAAAGATGATCTTCTGGTGATGGTCAATACGGACAACCGCACGGTATCGGACACGACCATGACAAAGGAATTTGAAAGAATCGAAGAAGCCTTCCACTGGAATGAAAGTGATTTCAATAGGATCTTTGAGATTTCGATTGAAGCAAGCTACGCTTCCGATGAAGTCAAGGATTGGCTGAAGTCTTTTCTGAACTAA